TATCACAGAATATCGATACATGAATATATCGCTTACAGAGATAATAATAGCAGCGAGTATTTATAAAAGGGAGAATGATCGATGAATGAAGGTACGAAAAGGAATGATACGCTTCTTTTTTGCAGTATGATCGTTCATTCGATTCTACTATTGGTAGTGGCAACTACTCTCATACACGCGGATTCTTCCTCGTCGGACAATGCCCCTTCTGTCAAACGTGGACCTATGGGCTTCCAGGGAATGCGCGGAAAGAAGGATCTCGTGTCCTCGGAGCACGATGAGTTTTCTAAGCGAGCGCCCATGGGCTTCCAGGTAAAGATAATGAAATTTAATAGATAATGGTGGTTTCCTAGTCTATATGTTATGAAATAGTAGATATAGCTCATGTAacacagagacgtcttaaagatatccagtaaagtcctaaagatGCCTGAAGATGCCTAAAAGCAGTAACTGAGACATCCGATGTTACAAATtagtgtctttaggacgtcttaaaggACATTCATAAGACACAGTATATGAACGTACAGGCAAAgaatagacgtctttaagacgttcatatagtgtgtctttaagacgtacgctgttggatatttttaagacgtccaaatcaTATCGTAAGACGTTCATTAAGGCATACAATGCACATCAAATAGACGTCTTCGAGACGTCATGTGCTATCTGGTAGCTGATATATCAATGAACGTGTCTGGTTCTGAAGGTGTTACACTACTCTACCTCAGTTACACTACTCTATTTTTAAAACAAAGACAATTTCACAAATCTACAATAATGAAACTATTCACCTGatcgaaatgaaatttttaaaatgaaTAGGATGTACAATAAACTGTATGAAAAATATACTTTTATATACAATGTGTCTTTTGTATTTGCGTCGTCACGCGTACGGTATGCTTATGACAGTGATTCTATTAAGACTGTGTGAACATGAAAATGAACtaacattattatttttaaattgtacCGGCTGTTGCGCGACACaggaaatttttgaaattaaaataactGTAGAAGCAATGACATTTTGAAGAAAAAGTATGTTATCcaataaatattctttttagtATTTCAAAACTAATTACGACATAAAAAAAATCTTTCGCTATATGAtacgaaatttatttaaaaatacctcgtagtacaaatttttaaaaaaatggaaaCAATTGTGGAAACATAACTGAAACATAAAAaaatttccaatttttaaaGCTACCAAAGTAACGTAACGCTTTGAGATTAAGTTTCAAAGTCATACTTCCGGCTTTTAAAAAAACACATCATTTTTAAAAACCATTCAGtaaataattttcatatttaagaCACCTATACATGCATTCCTTTTCTTCTACTACTTAcatataaatattgataattttcaaaattaaaaacatgTAATACGTAATACGTAACGTTTAATGTATTCCCATAATTACTCTGACAAATTTTTAGTTTATGTAGCCAAGAATTGAACAACTTACTTAGAAACTCAACTGATCATCTTTTAAATAATTAACTCTATCGTATCAGTTTGTTCATGTACTTCAAGCTGagttttaaaatacattatttacCACATCGTCAGCTTTCCAGGCTTTTTATTTTACGGAGTTAGTTTACTCTCTTGAGGAACTTACTTAAGCAAACTGAAATCCATTTTGCATAACCGAACGCAGAAAACACTAACATTATTTTCTACACATACAATTTGTTTCTTCGTGCTTAAAAAAGTTTAATAATGTTATGTATTAATTATAGGGTATGCGTGGGAAAAAGGATTCGATAATGACCGATGTTGAAAACGAACTTTTCTCGGAAGTCGCGAACAACAAGCGTGCCCCAATGGGATTCCAAGGTATGAGGGGTAAAAAAGACGGGCTAATGCCAGATTTCGAGGACTCTTATTTTTCCGGCGATGAATACGAGAAAAGAGCGCCAATGGGTTTCCAGAGCACCAGAGGGAAAAAAACCTTGCTAGGAGATGAATATTATAAACGTGCTCCGATGGGATTCCAAGGGATGAGAGGCAAGAAGTCTCTCGAAGAGGTAAGCAGACTTCCGATTAAATTCATTCGAGAtgagaattaaaaaaaatattcactCTTTTGACGGTATCAGTTTATTCCGTGTGATCGTGTACGATCGCTTCGTCaagcaaaaataatacaaaagcCTAATTTATTTTATCCGAAAGAttattaaattgaaaatttgtctTAAACATTATGGTGTATCGCATCCAAATATTGTATAATAAGATCATATGGTCGTACAACAACATCACCTTGTGTACTTACTTACATAATTATATCTACAGTAGTGTATAAACAAACGtttagaattgatttttgtatgTACATATGAGTACCCATTAATAACTTCTATAATAGATTTTTTACTTTATATCGATAGGATTATCCATACTGAGGTACTTTCACATTCTGTATAACATAAATacttaataatatttttgtatgaatttttaaatcgtATTAACTTCGTAAAATGAGTGTATTTCTTCATATTGCTTACTTTTTTAACTTTCTTTTAGTGCCACTCTACATCTACTGTACACAGCTGGTAAGGTTGCACACGAAACACGTATTggcataataagtaataattttCAGGGAATACGTCGATTCAATTAGTAGTTATGACCACTTTGGTCATTAATACACTACGTCCGAAAGTATATGTGAAATCAGATGCAATCTTACCAGCTCTGTACAGTATTAAACTGTCAGTGTTTGTTAACGCTGTCAATGTCATCTAGAACTAGCTTTTGATCTTACACTATTCATATAACAAATTAATATTTAGTGTACAGATCAGACGCCATAATGGTATTTAATGTCACCTCAACAGATTTTGGAGGAGATTGAAAAGAGAGCCATGATGGGATTCCAAGGTGCAGGTGCCAAGATGCCATACACGTCCGATTATCCAGACGAATCAGCAAGGAGAAGTATAGTGGCAGGACATCAAGATGTCCGCGATAGAAAGGAGGAAATCGTGGGAGATTGGGGAAAAAGGGCCCCCATGGGTTTCCAAGGTATGAGGGGCAAGAAAATGATTTTCGACGCGATAGAGGAACTCGAGAAACGAGCTGTTACAGGTTTTCATGTGAGTAAACGTTTGTTACATAACCATCATTCATTCATGATAAACGCATTGCTCGCATAAACACCACTTTTTTATCGACCATATAAGTACTTTGCATTTCATACGAGAATCACTCGAGCTTGAATCAATATTGAGTTGGCTCTAGTTTCATGCACCAATAACATTAAGCACTTTTTTATTTCTGCTCCGCGGTGTTTCGAAATACGTAACACTTGAAACGTGAAATCATTAATATTTCTGAATTATTTTCAACACGTACCGTGTCCTGTGGATTTACCAATAGGAAAAATATGCAGTTTATATCACGAATACTGTAACATCATTATTACATTTAAGGAATTGTATATTGCTGTCTTAATTTTTAAACCGTCTTGCATTAGGGTGGAACTACATAGAGTGAGCAGAACTTTGCTTACTTGTGACTTCTAACACAggagaaacatttttttataatgcTACTTATGATatcacaatttttatttttgaaaattgggatagtattttattatatatttctatAATGCAATCTTTTTACAAAATATGGGGAAAAGATGACAAACATCGGAAAACATAAGTAGATACATAATTTTGTTCTAAACGAATATACGAAGAATTATCATTATTTTTAACGTTAAGAACTTAAAAGGTTAATATGTACAAAATCTGTTAAAGATGCTTATTAATAAAGTTATCAGCAATAActgaaagaataaaaataagttTCCTTCAGTATTAAAAAAATCATAAAAGTTTAATTTACGTATTCCACATTATTGTACATCGTTCAAAACTACTCAATGATTTGTATTTTTGAATTGAAAATCGTAGTTTCATGCAGGaagatatatttttaaatactattTCTAAAACCTAGTAAATTTTACATAAATcgaattttcatttaaaaaaaaagacttCACAAATTATGCACAATAATTAAGCAGCTTCTAGAATCTTATAAAGGGCCCAGAAATCCCAAAATTCCACAGTAACATGGTACGTGTTAAGTATGAATAAATTCATGCGTTAAGAAAACCCTTAAAAACCTTGATAGGGGATGCGAGGTAAAGAAGACACGTTCGACAATTACGTAGATTACCCGGTCGAACCTTTCGATTACGTGAAACGGGGTGCAGATTTTCAAGATACGGAAGGCAGCGAGTACTTTAAAAGGGCTCGAATAGGTTTCCACGGAATGAGAGGTAAAAGGGACGCGTCAGAGATGTACAGGCCCAGTTCAAACATTGTGAGAACGACGATGGACTATCAAGGTAAATCGCGGAACGTAATCGTAAAAAGGAATACAATTAAATGTCCCCGAGTGATGCGCGCATCGCATTCTACATTTtcgttatttctttttttacgaaCTTCTCTTTCACCTTTGTAGGGCCAGACAATCGAGGAAACGACTTGGCAGCGTACGAAATTGAGAAACGGACTCCCTTCAGATATCTCGGAGTGCGAGGTAAGAAGAATCCACGATGGGAGTTTCGAGGGAAGTTCGTCGGAGTCAGAGGCAAAAAGTCATCGTCTTTACTGGGTCGACCCATTTTTTAATGTGTCTGGTGACATGAAAAGGACGCACGGGGATGGAAATTCGTTGACGTCATTAGGTGATTTAGTTAGTTCTACTTGTTCATTTATAACATTGTCCTATCATTATCGAagcttattacagtcagtacagAAATTAATATTATGTGTGATTGTATTCAATTATTGATGCACTTACAATTACCCTACACTTCTCAAAACCTGCTTCCTTTCCATCCGACCCTAAAAACTTCTCCCAAAATATTTCTACTTGTTTGTGTTAGCacgtaaaatgtaaaataagaaGCGATACTAATAAAAAGTGGTTTTTAACTGTCCACTTCCGATTCCTTTGATTTTGTTTGATGTTATACAAGAGCGAAAAATAATTCGCTCTTCATATTTATCATGACAAAATTTATAAGACGTGATGCGAAAAGTTATATTGCTGATCTACAGATCATTATAGACTTtggtaaaaatttaatttacgtCATAACTAGAAGTATGGATGATGTTCTCATCACCCTTGTCAAGGGTTAAACTACCCCTAATCGTTTAAATACATACTTATTGAAAAAACTTAAAAcctttaaaaaattcataaaatccATAAGAAACCTCACAATTAGATAGAAATTATTTTGTTATGACAAATTAGTGAATTTATAACCTCCTACCCTATTGGGGCCTGGGCGAGGGGGTGAACCACCCCTAATTAATTAACTACTACTAGCTTACTACGAACTTGTTCATGTAAAGATTAttcaagaaagaaagaaataaagtAAATTCATGCAATGACTATTTTGTGAAAATTGAGTACCAAATGATGATGACAATTACAATTTTGCTTATTGAGAAAATAACCCTCAAGTGCCTAGTTATCTTACTGTCAACAATACATACCCATAAGTATACAAttacttaaattttattttgaattttttacaaGACATGTAGATACAGTTTatgaaatgatttattttaaGATGTTACTGTAATTCTTACGATTAATATTTGTCATAAAAATAGTATGTTATTATGTATTATGTTATATTAGATATCATTTTATAAcaacaaatttaattttaaaatatttgtatttatttactATATAAAAGCATTGACTAATTAGGAATGGTTCACCCCCCAGACCCTAATAGTGGTAGAAGGTTATAAATTCACTAATTTGTTAtaacaaaataatttatatCATATTGTAAGGTTTCATATAGATTTTATAAATTTCCTTACAGGCTTTAAGTCTTTTATACTAGTATACATTTAACGATTAGGGGTTGTTTACCCCTTGATACAGGTGACTGATGACAAGAACATCATCCATACAGCTAATTATGACACAAATTAAATTTATCTCAAATTTTATAATGATCTTTTAAGTCAGAAATAAATGTTGGCATGATAAATATGAAAACGagcaaaaatataaaaacacgTAATTCTTATTTTTCGGTCCTCTACGTGTATAACATAGGTATTTAAAAATCAAAGCAATTCGAGGCGAATATCTACAAACCATTTCTTGTGAGTACATATTTATAAGATAACTTAACTCCTCAAAGGCGGAATACTTTTAGCTAGATTGCTCCATTGTGCAAACGGAGAAAAATTTCGATTATTAAAAAATGATACAGTATTTTTACAATgactgaaaatatatttcaaaaaattctGTTAAAAAGGAGCATAATATGATACATATTATAAGCATTTTATATTATGACGTACGTCCATCGTTCCTGAGGGGTTAATAACTtataaatgtagaataaaattgtTCTTTAAACTTAGCTTTTAAATACGCGAAGTTAGTATTTGTttgcattattttttttatttggaaTCATATTGTAAATACAAAACTCCTTGTATTTTGCCACTAGTGATCATGAATAGATATACAAATTCGAAGTAGATTGCAtgatattttttatgaaaagaAGTACTTGAATTTTTCATAAGAAAGATTGCTTTTGGTTCCAGGTATTCAACGGTAGTACTACAGCTCTTATCAGCATTAATTATGCATCACTACCATCATCACCACTACTACCACTACTATTATTACTAGTGTGTCATATTAGTTTTCTTGTCCGAACGGATATTAAATTGATCGAATTAGTAAACATCAACGTGAAAACAGGGTGCGTCAGTTTCATCATGACTGTTAAAATCAGGATGCTTGTTGCAAGAAAATATTCTACATTGATGCTAAACTGAACTTTATGAACTAGTTTCATTTTGATTCGTATCTTTCTACACAGTCATACAAAGAGAATTTTATCCATTTCTGTTTCTTCCTTATTGGACATTTCTGTTAAAAAATAACATAGGCGACGAATATCCTTTTATCTACGAAAGTAACATAATACAAGAGATGGGAGTGAAGAGTAAGTTCTATTGGTAAGGATTCTATTTTCCGCTGAATATTAAGTCAtcgatatgtatatatgtagaaTACGTATATAGAAACTTATGCTTCGAGGGAGTCAAACATTGGCAAGCAACTTTTTAGTTCGCGTGCTCGGTTGCAAAAGTGACTTCATGTCATTAACACTATCCCACATTAGACGACGAATATTTGGTCAGTGTCGCATGTTGAAAATATCGCATTCGTTTTGAATTAAGAACACAAGAAACTGATATTGTTACATAGAAGGCATACGCATACAGCAGACCCAAAACTGCAAGTGTATTTTGAGCCTGATGTATAACGTATTTAATGTCACTCATGAGGTGTGTCATGAAAAAGTAAGCTCTGACAAACAAGCATTAGTATCTTGGTTGAAATATAACAAACTTATGGAGCAGTTAAACCAGTTATCTTGCCATACTCCtttatattcaaaaatatttgaTATATGCAATCCAGATATTCAGTGTATACTGTATACCAACAAATAAGCACTAACGTACTTTTATCCGTTAGTTGGCTTGTCATTGTTACATTGGAAAATTCCTTATGGACCATGTTCTTTATTAGGGTATACATatgtttatttataaatatgtacGTTTGTAAGTGTAAGAGGTAGGATTGGCAGAAAGTGGAAAAGTGTGTACATGGTTTTTGAACATGAGACTGGTGTAATGATTGTATAGAAGTATTTTGTTAGAGCTTAGAGTAttttttgatatcatttttcttTGATTCCCATTTCTCGAGGACCGTTATAAAGCTTATTGTAGATAATTTTGAGAGGAATCTGTACAATCATTGCATTTTCataatgatgagaatttatgtgagTTCTCATATGGTTTGTACGTAAAAAAGAAGCTTTAGATAAATTGGAGAATGGGGGAGAATACTGCATAAGTTATTTGGTCTTCTAATTAATACCAAGTAAGCAATGTTGCAATTTGTGCAAGACTTATTTAGATCTTATGCTATTGTACCAATGCAGTATAAAGAATAAAGAAAAGGGGATTATATGGTGTACAAATGTATCTGCAAATTAAAGAAATTATCCTGTATACATACATCATATGCTATTTGGTAGATACAATGTATGTCTATGTACCTGTGAGTAATTAAATACATATCAATAAAAGCATTCCATTATGTTGATAGATGTAATTGATACTTATAACCCTTTAATGCTAAATtagattttatattataaaattaattatccaagtaaattaaaatatttgtattatcaatcataaatgcaataatatattacaaatattaaaaaaagaataagtaGCCTACATCATGATATAGAGAAAAACTGTTAGTAAGATAGAAATTTTACAATATACATACTCTATGAAATATTGTATCAAAAATTTTATACTACATTCTCTAGTGTTTATCTAACATATATctttaaatttttcaatattcctAATTACTTTACTGAAAGACAATATTATTCACATACTAACAAATTTAGtatttgtttaaattattaactttaatattaatattaattttaaaaatcaaTGGTTAGATTATTTCACTTGAATTAAATCAAGTTCTACAAAAGGAAAAAATCTTTACGGAAAATTATGTAAAAATACATTTCATTTTTACTACATAGAAATTAATATGTCTACAAAATACAaaagtaaaattaaatataaagtaCTTGCTACAGATCCCAAATAGGTTATATGATGTTAAgatgaaattgaattttctttCATTAATCTACCACGATACAAGTTGTCCTTATTCTAATTGTCTGTAGTAAAAAGTAGTATGTAATTCTATAGAAgaatttattcaatttttttaaaatattaaaatataaacaaTAAACAACGCGTCAGATGACAGCGACTCAAAACCTCACAAGGCAGTTTCTCAAGTTGCCTAACCTGTACAATCTTACCAACAGCATTGTGGGTGGACTCATACCTAACCTCTGCGCCTCAATCTGTCAAAACAATTTTGGACAATAATTTCGATTCGGTAAGTTACTTCTTTTACACAACTGTATTTTTTGTTGCTAATGCATGAACTTCTTCATTTATATGTgtattaaaatttcaataataTATCATAAAATACGCGATACACTTTGTTTATAAACATTTATAAACAATACAACACATTTAATCATCcaaatatttatttacatatAATACATTGTTCAACGTTTAGTGTTATATCAATTctctattataaatattaagttATGGTGTATAAACACTTATCTGCGTTATATCCTAGTCAATTAAAAAAAACTAATGACAACCCATATTGTCAAAATGAAATTTGCACACACACATGGGTAACATTCAAACTAATTATGTACACATACTTATATGGAAAGAAAAGAGAAGAAATACAGAGTGGTTGACAAGAAACGAAACGAAGTCTACCAACAATAGTTTATTTATCAGAAGCAGCATGCTTCTGCATCAAGAACAAAAGTACTCCATTTTaatatttgtttctttttttttttttttttttttggtcgCAACCGTAGTAAGCGTATTTTCATACTGTCATAATATTAATAACAAATAAATCTCATATTTACCTTTCTCTCAGACAAGTCATTCGCTATAATCATTTAATTCGTGCCTTTTCACTGTTTATCATTTTGTGTTCAAGTGAATGTTAGTACAGTTCAATCTTCATAAACATCAGTATATCTGTTGTTTACTCAGAAAAGAAATAGAATTTTCCAAAACGTATTGAGAAATCATGTTAATAGGACAGAAATAATGTATTGTAATGTGTGGTGGATTAGGTAATATGTTCATAGGagaaacaagtatgaaactggatgaaaataaaattattagcgAATTTAAAAGTTCGGTTTAATATGATCGGATAGGAGGTCGTTAAAAGTAAATTTTTAAGTTACTTTTATCCACACCATGGACAGAAAAAGGGGTCTACATTCTGAGGTTTTGAACGGTCGTGCGATTCTGTATCTTTTTTCCGATACCATACTCCGTCCGATGGTATTGTCTCCCCTTTTTTGTTTAATGCTACTGTCAGCCTGTAACAAGACAAAACACGATTTATAAAATctataaaaggaaaaagaaatcaaatgaaTTCTTGTAATAATTAATTCTTTTCCTAATCTTAACGTCCAGTGGCATTTAACAACTTTTTGCTATCCATTTAAAAGTTATTTAACGTAAATGTATGATTAATCATAAATTTCAAGGTCACgtttgaaaaattttaaataaagcaAGAATGCATAATTTTACAAGTGTCTTCAAATTCGTCGTCCATAAAAaatttataacgtaaaaattggaATAATTAAGAAGCATTAGTTTAGCATCTGTAGAGAAAAGAAATCTCGATATACAGTGTTTTGTGTAAAAGTTGTAAAATAGtactaaaatattaataaaaagaaCGTGGTCGGTCCTTACTTTTTACTCAGTGAATACGTTCTATGATTTATGAGTTAATAAAGCCGACAGTAACGTTAACacagtgttcgacaacaggtgtcagacattttaagaagtgattctacATATAATAGTAAAGAGaataaataagaagaaaatcaagaatatcgtcaagttatTAGGTGCTGTGAAAACGTCTAAAAtacatgtgaaatgtgtctgactataaGAATcaattctactgatatcgctgCGTCTTAATGGGGTCATGCACGCCAGCAGTAAAATaagtcttaagtcagacacaatttTCGTGCATTTTAGATGTACGTATTTTTCACTATCACCTAGAAACGAAACCTTAAACACAATCTTGTCATTctcaattgttttttttttttttattttagcatatagaatttctctttaaaatttctgacacctcttaCCGAACATCTTGTATATCATTGAAATTTTATCCATTACATTTGAAACCTAAACATATtgtacataaaataaatatcgAAATTTCTGTTTGTGTGAGACTTCCTCCATAATTtactttctgttttttttttcaatttataaatattaaacaatttttcattcagaattttattatgtgtttacaatgaaaattcactaaatgattatttagaaaaataatttaatgcTTTAAAGATTAATATAGCAAAACTGTGTAAACCTACCTTATATCTGTCACGTTAATAATCGAATGAAAAAGTTATTCgatttttttttatatgtttCATTTTTCTCTGCCTacttttattatacaaatttgtcaataataaaaaattttgtactactattattattaatacgatATGAAGGTTGATGTTACAAACCAATTATCGCTGTGATTATCGTTGCCGTTGGCGTTAGCAATCTCATCCCTCGTCATGTAATCATTCTTGTTCTTTTCATTAATTTCGTGGAGAGAGATATCGCAGGGAAAGTTGTTACATTTTCTCTCCCATTCATCAAATATCGCACGTATTTCAGGTTTCATTTGTACAGCGGTTTCCTTCAAGTACACTGgtgaaatagaacagtattattGACACAGCAAAATTTAGTCAAATTATCAGTCTATCTATAAAAAACGAAAGAGGTATATTTCACTATTATTTAAATCGTCATTTCACCTGAACTTTAAAGCATGTAATGTTTCCGCCTGATTACAAAATAATGAGTTGATCgcctaataaaaaatattctgcCTTACATATTACTGATCTTTGAAGATAAGAACTGGACGTGACTCACCGTCAGGATTGGGCTTCATTAGAAGTTGTCGATTAGATTCTTGATTTGACCATTTCTGTGCTCTTTTCCCATTCCAGCTACCAAACCGAGGTATCCACCTGACCTTCTCAATCTCTGCCTCCCTTTTAGCATTGTATCTGTCCATAAATGCGTCCTTATCGTCCCCATCGGAGTACATGGGTTTCGTTCGTTTCGATTGGGCACCGATCTGTCCTCGTTTCCCGTACCAATAGTGAAACGATGGGAGCTCAACGGATTGGGACCATGAGGCAGGAATCGATCGCCGAATGGTTATTtgtttattatgcttcttgtCTCCCCACCAATAGATCCAAGGATCCTCTCTCCCTTGATTAGAACTCTGAAATTTCTATGTTCGAGAATTTCCTCGTGTTGTCATTATGTGTAGACATAATACAGTTAATTCTGCTCACACAGTTACATGCGCATGCTAGTGGAAATGTCTAAGATTAATCATACGATGTTCCTTCGATGTAAGCTTACGCCTCGTATTTAGATGAGTTTATAGTAAAGTTACTTGTGTTTCTGCTGGTAGACCATTTTGCTCTTATTAGAAATGTGAATGATAGATGAGTATGACAATTACCCTCAAGAATCTACATCCTGATCACTTCAGAGTAACTAGCATGGTTTTCCTAACATATTTACGAAAAAATTAA
The sequence above is a segment of the Calliopsis andreniformis isolate RMS-2024a chromosome 3, iyCalAndr_principal, whole genome shotgun sequence genome. Coding sequences within it:
- the LOC143177028 gene encoding uncharacterized protein LOC143177028 isoform X1, which translates into the protein MRRHFNIEGMWVLLPIVSILIPATVGNLETDSVRVNIIQLENGNNDTLDDRMGKSAIVLSKEWKKDESFSTGRNKKQTDPNNASDEMKGNENLHSIEDNERRDSAVKIVAKRGEVLRSWFDSSANDKKFQSSNQGREDPWIYWWGDKKHNKQITIRRSIPASWSQSVELPSFHYWYGKRGQIGAQSKRTKPMYSDGDDKDAFMDRYNAKREAEIEKVRWIPRFGSWNGKRAQKWSNQESNRQLLMKPNPDVYLKETAVQMKPEIRAIFDEWERKCNNFPCDISLHEINEKNKNDYMTRDEIANANGNDNHSDNWLTVALNKKGETIPSDGVWYRKKDTESHDRSKPQNVDPFFCPWCG
- the Tk gene encoding tachykinin; the protein is MIVHSILLLVVATTLIHADSSSSDNAPSVKRGPMGFQGMRGKKDLVSSEHDEFSKRAPMGFQGMRGKKDSIMTDVENELFSEVANNKRAPMGFQGMRGKKDGLMPDFEDSYFSGDEYEKRAPMGFQSTRGKKTLLGDEYYKRAPMGFQGMRGKKSLEEILEEIEKRAMMGFQGAGAKMPYTSDYPDESARRSIVAGHQDVRDRKEEIVGDWGKRAPMGFQGMRGKKMIFDAIEELEKRAVTGFHGMRGKEDTFDNYVDYPVEPFDYVKRGADFQDTEGSEYFKRARIGFHGMRGKRDASEMYRPSSNIVRTTMDYQGPDNRGNDLAAYEIEKRTPFRYLGVRGKKNPRWEFRGKFVGVRGKKSSSLLGRPIF
- the LOC143177028 gene encoding uncharacterized protein LOC143177028 isoform X3, producing the protein MWVLLPIVSILIPATVGNLETDSVRVNIIQLENGNNDTLDDRMGKSAIVLSKEWKKDESFSTGRNKKQTDPNNASDEMKGNENLHSIEDNERRDSAVKIVAKRGEVLRSWFDSSANDKKFQSSNQGREDPWIYWWGDKKHNKQITIRRSIPASWSQSVELPSFHYWYGKRGQIGAQSKRTKPMYSDGDDKDAFMDRYNAKREAEIEKVRWIPRFGSWNGKRAQKWSNQESNRQLLMKPNPDVYLKETAVQMKPEIRAIFDEWERKCNNFPCDISLHEINEKNKNDYMTRDEIANANGNDNHSDNWLTVALNKKGETIPSDGVWYRKKDTESHDRSKPQNVDPFFCPWCG
- the LOC143177028 gene encoding uncharacterized protein LOC143177028 isoform X2, translated to MRRHFNIEGMWVLLPIVSILIPATVGNLETDSVRVNIIQLENGNNDTLDDRMGKSAIVLSKEWKKDESFSTGRNKKQTDPNNASDEMKGNENLHSIEDNERRDSAVKIVAKRGEVLRSWFDSSANDKSSNQGREDPWIYWWGDKKHNKQITIRRSIPASWSQSVELPSFHYWYGKRGQIGAQSKRTKPMYSDGDDKDAFMDRYNAKREAEIEKVRWIPRFGSWNGKRAQKWSNQESNRQLLMKPNPDVYLKETAVQMKPEIRAIFDEWERKCNNFPCDISLHEINEKNKNDYMTRDEIANANGNDNHSDNWLTVALNKKGETIPSDGVWYRKKDTESHDRSKPQNVDPFFCPWCG